From one Streptomyces sp. CA-210063 genomic stretch:
- a CDS encoding oligopeptide/dipeptide ABC transporter ATP-binding protein, with protein MSALVEVSGAHVVHKARSGGVFTRDRVYALTGADLVIAPGETVGVVGESGCGKSTLAKVLVGVDRPTAGAVSFRGRDLWSMSPAERRVAVGSGTGMIFQDPSTALNRRLTVRQILRDPLDVHKRGTPAEREDRVRELMSLVGLPTALADGLPGQLSGGQRQRVAIARALALEPDLVVADEPTSALDVSVRAQILNLLLDLKERLGLALVFVSHDIQTVRRMSDRVITMYLGRIVEETPAALVTDRARHPYTRALFSATPGLLDPIDPIPLVGPVPSAVRPPSGCPFRTRCWKADDVCADVMPDFAAASAPGHRFRCHHPVEETESTRDLVAQAVEDRTEPAARATRDT; from the coding sequence GTGAGCGCGCTCGTGGAGGTCTCCGGCGCCCATGTCGTCCACAAGGCGCGCAGCGGCGGGGTGTTCACCCGGGACCGGGTGTACGCCCTGACCGGCGCCGATCTGGTGATCGCGCCCGGCGAGACGGTCGGTGTGGTGGGCGAGTCGGGGTGCGGCAAGTCGACACTGGCGAAGGTGCTGGTGGGCGTGGACCGGCCGACGGCCGGCGCGGTCTCCTTCCGGGGGCGGGACCTGTGGTCCATGTCGCCCGCCGAGCGCCGGGTGGCCGTCGGCAGCGGCACGGGCATGATCTTCCAGGACCCGTCCACGGCCCTGAACCGCCGCCTGACGGTCCGCCAGATCCTGCGCGACCCGCTCGACGTGCACAAGCGCGGCACCCCGGCCGAACGGGAGGACCGGGTACGGGAGTTGATGTCCCTGGTCGGCCTGCCGACGGCGCTCGCGGACGGCCTGCCGGGCCAGTTGTCCGGTGGGCAGCGCCAACGGGTGGCGATCGCCCGGGCGTTGGCCCTCGAACCCGACCTGGTGGTGGCGGACGAGCCGACGAGCGCACTGGACGTCTCGGTCCGCGCCCAGATCCTCAACCTCCTCCTGGACCTCAAGGAACGCCTGGGCCTGGCGCTGGTCTTCGTCTCGCACGACATCCAGACGGTACGGCGGATGAGCGACCGCGTGATCACCATGTATCTGGGCCGGATCGTGGAGGAGACCCCGGCGGCCCTGGTCACCGACCGCGCCCGGCACCCGTACACCCGCGCCCTGTTCTCGGCGACACCCGGCCTGCTGGACCCGATCGACCCGATCCCGCTGGTGGGCCCGGTCCCGTCGGCCGTCCGGCCGCCGAGCGGCTGCCCGTTCCGTACGCGCTGCTGGAAGGCGGACGACGTCTGCGCGGACGTCATGCCGGACTTCGCGGCCGCGTCGGCCCCCGGTCACCGCTTCCGGTGCCACCATCCGGTGGAGGAGACGGAGTCGACGCGTGACCTGGTCGCCCAGGCCGTGGAGGATCGAACCGAGCCAGCCGCACGCGCTACCCGAGATACCTAG
- a CDS encoding dipeptide/oligopeptide/nickel ABC transporter permease/ATP-binding protein: MVTTRKRLTEVLSRPGVRLRSWRRLPLLSRAAVCFLTVVVLTALLAPVLAPHDPLDQQALVGGTGAPSADHWMGQDSLGRDILSRLMYGARWSLAIGLGATGLALVVGAVVGAVAATSRKAVDETLMRCLDVVMAFPGIALAAVLVAVFGGGITVLICAIAFLFTPPVARVVRANVLDQYGEDYVTAERVMGARTPHIVIRHVAVNCAAPVLVFCTVQVAEAIVFEASLSFIGAGVRPPDPSWGSVIADGKNMVLTGGWWATVFPGLLMLVTVLSLNILSEGVSDAWAAPVARDVEPRKEEDRLEAPEPGSGKITELPGLTEAAARLRSRARPLPDGRPVLSVSELAIGFDHRHQGVDIVDGISFDIRPGEVLGLVGESGCGKSLTALTVMGLEPKGARVRGQVRFDERQLVGEPMRVRRRLLGHEMAMVYQDALSSLNPAMTIRAQLKQVVRRGGKRSAPELLRLVGLDPERTLRSYPHELSGGQRQRVLIAMALSRNPKLIVADEPTTALDVTVQAQIIELLLRLREELGFALILVSHDLALIADVTDRVVVMYGGQIVETGVTADLVERPTHHYTRGLLGSVLSLESAAERMTQIKGVVPSPADFPAGCRFADRCPRASDVCRTTAPALRGTRTHTAACHHPAVDLMDSTEGQVAR, from the coding sequence ATGGTGACCACGCGCAAGCGCCTGACGGAGGTCCTGTCCCGGCCCGGCGTCCGGCTGCGCTCCTGGCGCAGGCTGCCCCTCCTCTCCCGTGCCGCGGTCTGCTTCCTGACGGTGGTGGTCCTCACGGCGCTCCTCGCCCCGGTACTCGCCCCGCACGACCCGCTCGACCAGCAGGCCCTGGTCGGCGGCACCGGCGCGCCCTCCGCCGACCACTGGATGGGCCAGGACAGCCTCGGCCGGGACATCCTGAGCCGGCTGATGTACGGGGCCCGCTGGTCGCTCGCGATCGGCCTCGGCGCCACCGGTCTCGCGCTGGTCGTGGGCGCGGTCGTCGGAGCCGTGGCCGCGACCTCGCGCAAGGCGGTCGACGAGACGCTGATGCGCTGCCTGGACGTCGTCATGGCGTTCCCCGGCATCGCGCTGGCCGCCGTCCTCGTGGCCGTCTTCGGCGGCGGGATCACCGTCCTGATCTGCGCGATCGCGTTCCTGTTCACGCCGCCGGTCGCCAGGGTCGTACGGGCCAACGTCCTCGACCAGTACGGCGAGGACTATGTGACCGCCGAGCGGGTGATGGGAGCCCGCACCCCGCACATCGTGATCCGGCACGTGGCCGTCAACTGCGCCGCCCCCGTGCTGGTGTTCTGCACGGTCCAGGTCGCCGAGGCCATCGTCTTCGAGGCGTCGCTGTCCTTCATCGGCGCGGGCGTACGGCCGCCGGACCCGTCCTGGGGCAGTGTCATCGCGGACGGCAAGAACATGGTGCTGACCGGTGGCTGGTGGGCCACCGTGTTTCCCGGCCTGCTGATGCTGGTCACGGTCCTGTCCCTGAACATCCTCTCCGAGGGCGTCTCCGACGCCTGGGCCGCGCCGGTCGCGCGGGACGTCGAGCCCCGCAAGGAGGAGGACCGTCTTGAGGCCCCCGAGCCGGGCAGCGGGAAGATCACCGAACTGCCGGGTCTGACGGAGGCGGCGGCGCGACTGCGCTCCCGGGCACGACCGCTTCCGGACGGCCGACCCGTGCTGTCCGTCTCGGAGTTGGCCATCGGCTTCGACCACCGCCACCAGGGTGTGGACATCGTCGACGGCATCAGCTTCGACATCCGCCCCGGTGAAGTCCTCGGCCTGGTCGGCGAGTCGGGCTGCGGGAAGTCGCTGACCGCGCTGACGGTGATGGGCCTGGAACCGAAGGGCGCCCGGGTACGCGGCCAAGTCCGTTTCGACGAGCGGCAGTTGGTGGGCGAGCCGATGCGCGTACGCCGCCGTCTGCTCGGCCACGAGATGGCGATGGTCTACCAGGACGCCCTGTCCTCCCTGAACCCGGCGATGACGATCCGCGCCCAGCTGAAGCAGGTCGTACGCCGGGGCGGCAAGCGCTCCGCACCGGAGCTGCTGCGCCTGGTCGGCCTCGACCCCGAGCGCACGCTCCGCAGCTACCCGCACGAACTCTCCGGCGGCCAGCGCCAGCGCGTCCTCATCGCGATGGCCCTGTCCCGCAACCCCAAGCTGATCGTGGCCGACGAGCCGACGACGGCGCTCGACGTGACCGTCCAGGCGCAGATCATCGAGCTGCTGCTGCGGCTGCGCGAGGAGCTGGGCTTCGCGCTGATCCTCGTCTCGCACGACCTGGCCCTGATCGCGGACGTGACCGACCGGGTGGTCGTGATGTACGGCGGGCAGATCGTCGAGACGGGTGTGACGGCGGACCTGGTGGAGCGGCCCACCCACCACTACACGCGCGGTCTGCTCGGCAGCGTCCTGTCCCTGGAGTCGGCGGCCGAGCGGATGACCCAGATCAAGGGCGTCGTCCCCTCCCCCGCCGACTTCCCGGCCGGCTGCCGCTTCGCCGACCGCTGTCCCCGGGCGAGCGACGTCTGCCGGACGACGGCCCCGGCCCTGCGGGGCACCCGTACGCACACGGCGGCCTGCCACCACCCGGCGGTGGACCTCATGGACAGCACGGAAGGCCAGGTGGCCCGGTGA